Proteins from a genomic interval of bacterium:
- a CDS encoding transposase, giving the protein MDTAALSIRRCLQQLKLPKSTYYRWQNQGTLVDRSSAPRRVWNRLLEDEESTIIANALLNADLSPRQLAFRITDDGGFSVSESTVYRILKRNGLARELPQIIPAAKEYHRKTTRVNELWQTDLTELMLPDWGTHPLGSVVDDFSRFSIVFRRLRNAK; this is encoded by the coding sequence GTGGATACTGCAGCGCTGTCGATCCGTCGCTGTTTGCAGCAATTGAAGCTTCCCAAGAGTACGTACTACCGCTGGCAGAACCAGGGAACGCTCGTGGACCGGTCTTCCGCACCGCGGCGGGTCTGGAACCGGCTCTTGGAAGATGAGGAGAGTACAATCATCGCCAATGCGTTGCTCAATGCTGATCTGTCACCGCGCCAACTGGCGTTCCGGATTACCGATGACGGCGGGTTTAGTGTCAGCGAAAGCACGGTCTACCGCATTTTGAAGCGCAACGGGTTAGCGCGGGAGTTGCCGCAGATCATCCCGGCGGCCAAAGAGTATCACCGCAAGACGACGCGCGTGAACGAACTGTGGCAGACCGATCTGACAGAGCTGATGTTGCCCGACTGGGGCACGCATCCGTTGGGCAGTGTGGTGGATGACTTCAGCAGGTTCTCGATCGTGTTCCGGCGCCTGCGCAACGCGAAA
- a CDS encoding transposase: MPKRKKRSAAGAPKESAAQLIKTVRRQTRTKYSAEDKIRIVLEGLRGDHPVAALCRREGVSANVYYNWLKEFMEAGKARLKGEAVRGATKGEVESYRRQNEELRQTVADLMLEVRTLKKSLF; the protein is encoded by the coding sequence ATGCCCAAGCGAAAGAAGCGGAGTGCGGCGGGCGCACCGAAAGAAAGCGCGGCGCAGTTGATCAAGACGGTGCGGCGGCAGACGCGGACGAAGTACAGCGCGGAAGACAAGATCCGCATCGTACTGGAAGGACTGCGGGGCGATCATCCGGTGGCGGCGTTGTGCCGCCGGGAAGGCGTGAGTGCCAACGTGTACTACAACTGGCTGAAGGAGTTCATGGAAGCGGGCAAGGCGCGCTTGAAGGGCGAAGCGGTGCGCGGCGCCACCAAAGGGGAAGTGGAGTCCTATCGTCGTCAGAACGAAGAATTGCGTCAGACGGTGGCCGATCTGATGCTGGAGGTGCGCACGCTCAAAAAAAGTCTCTTCTAA